In a genomic window of Streptomyces koelreuteriae:
- a CDS encoding Ppx/GppA phosphatase family protein produces the protein MRISVVDVGSKTVRLVVADAQDGVPLPVHTSKWRLRLSEQVAPGEPIPEQAVGQLVDAVAEAGRTATRWGAAGPLAFATAVVRNAPNRDEVLHIVRARTGMELCTLPGEVEAELTFLGARRWMGWRSGPLALLDIGGGSLEVAFGRGRLPDFVASLPLGAGRLTHEFFEEEDPPSPELVRALRRRVRHQLRDVAARIRWEGPRTAVATSRTFQQLGRLCGAAPGRHGPFVDRELHRAGLREAITTLSALPASERARLPGISAPRAAQSLAGAVVAHTAMKLTGIRSVTVCPWAIREGVLLRHIEDGPSWWAEVTRRNEEAAPPDPVPLRIAAAAAH, from the coding sequence ATGCGAATCAGCGTGGTGGATGTGGGATCGAAGACGGTCAGACTGGTCGTCGCGGACGCTCAGGACGGTGTGCCGCTGCCGGTGCACACCTCCAAGTGGCGACTCAGGCTGTCCGAACAGGTCGCACCGGGGGAACCCATCCCTGAGCAGGCGGTCGGGCAACTCGTCGACGCGGTCGCCGAGGCGGGCCGGACCGCCACCCGGTGGGGTGCGGCCGGTCCGCTCGCCTTCGCGACGGCCGTGGTGCGCAACGCGCCGAACCGGGACGAGGTGCTGCACATCGTCCGCGCCCGTACCGGCATGGAGCTGTGCACCCTGCCGGGTGAGGTCGAGGCCGAGCTGACGTTTCTCGGGGCCCGGCGCTGGATGGGCTGGCGGTCGGGGCCGCTGGCCCTGCTCGACATCGGCGGCGGATCACTGGAAGTCGCCTTCGGACGCGGCCGGTTGCCCGACTTCGTGGCGTCGCTGCCGCTGGGCGCGGGGCGGCTCACCCACGAGTTCTTCGAGGAGGAGGACCCGCCGTCGCCGGAGCTGGTGCGGGCGCTGCGCCGCAGGGTCCGCCATCAGCTGCGGGACGTCGCGGCACGGATCCGCTGGGAGGGGCCGCGTACCGCGGTCGCCACCTCCCGTACCTTTCAGCAGCTGGGCCGGCTGTGCGGCGCCGCGCCCGGACGCCACGGCCCGTTCGTGGACCGGGAGCTGCACCGCGCGGGGCTGCGGGAGGCGATCACGACACTGTCCGCCCTGCCCGCCTCCGAACGCGCGCGCCTGCCCGGTATCTCCGCGCCTCGGGCCGCGCAGAGCCTGGCCGGCGCGGTGGTCGCGCACACCGCGATGAAGCTGACGGGCATCAGATCCGTCACGGTCTGCCCCTGGGCGATCCGCGAGGGCGTGCTGCTGCGGCACATCGAGGACGGTCCGTCCTGGTGGGCGGAGGTGACCCGCCGCAACGAGGAGGCCGCCCCTCCTGACCCGGTGCCGCTGCGCATCGCCGCCGCCGCGGCCCACTGA
- a CDS encoding SRPBCC family protein, whose protein sequence is MAAELTGTYLTLDDGRPAVRFTRTYDHPVDRVWQFVTDPDELERWFPSRAEIELRPGGTVRFSGDPHMADSTGRVVAVDPPRHLSFEWGGDELRFDLEETEDKRTRLTLTNVLQAQDSAARNGAGWEVCLTALDARARGERPAGPHAGADAPWRELYAAYVAAGVPSGAPVPGAE, encoded by the coding sequence ATGGCAGCCGAACTCACCGGCACCTATCTGACCCTGGACGACGGCCGCCCCGCCGTCCGCTTCACCCGCACCTACGACCACCCCGTCGACCGCGTCTGGCAGTTCGTGACCGACCCGGACGAACTGGAACGCTGGTTCCCCTCCCGCGCCGAGATCGAGCTGCGCCCCGGCGGCACGGTCAGGTTCAGCGGCGACCCGCACATGGCGGACTCCACGGGCCGGGTCGTCGCCGTCGACCCGCCCCGGCACCTGTCGTTCGAGTGGGGCGGGGACGAACTGCGCTTCGACTTGGAGGAGACCGAGGACAAGCGCACCCGACTCACGCTCACCAACGTCCTCCAGGCCCAGGATTCCGCAGCCCGCAACGGCGCCGGCTGGGAGGTGTGCCTGACCGCCCTGGACGCCAGGGCGCGCGGCGAGCGTCCCGCCGGTCCGCACGCCGGGGCCGACGCGCCCTGGCGGGAGCTGTACGCCGCCTATGTAGCGGCCGGGGTGCCCTCCGGCGCCCCGGTGCCCGGGGCGGAGTGA
- a CDS encoding NHLP bacteriocin export ABC transporter permease/ATPase subunit codes for MTTVQGHEGDLVLGAFGQMGSRIDCAGFNRLDLEGPQVLWLVVSGAVDLFAVDAGEQGHWHHLGRLEPGSLVLGPVPGPQHTLVARPLRDCVVHRIGLRELYQPADTATWSYDEYGNPQYVPPTTSPLEYALALGVGRSLSILFQAPMATERAAAPTDDDVFWMQVPPGSVQYGSLYGAEAAADLLMDPGLWQSMVDQQYRLLTTLDRWIEQLERTHETRTAEGIKAGEAVRAQADQTLLASIGKRSSKRTTSADADASYAACRLVGQAAGIKLTEPTQKGTGGDRLDPVEQVALASRVRTRAVRLDGRWWRDNVGPLVGHRALSGAPVALLWRRGGYVAVHPSTGRETPVEKANADEFEPRAVMFYRPLPERGLSPLGLLRFCMQGMRGDLTGLLLSGLVTVAIGAMVPIATGKVLGEFVPKAQTNLIVQVCLAVMLSSVVAAAFMLLQNLTILRIEGRIEATLQPAVWDRLLRLPTRFFTERSTGELASAAMGISSIRRLLAGVGPTVAQSVTIGAMNLGLLLWFSVPMAMAAIGMLVVIAAVFLGLGLWQVRWQRRLVVLSNKLNNQAFQTLRGLPKLRVAAAENYAYAAWASEFARSRELQQKVGRIKNLSTVLGAVYLPLCTLLMFMLLAGPARGSMSAAAFLTFNTSVTMVLTAVTQLTGSFVSAVAALPLFEEIRPVLDATPEVRVASTRPGPLSGAIEARRVSFRYSDDGPLILDEVSFEVKPGEFVAVVGPSGCGKSTLLRLLIGFDRPLSGSVLYDGQDLGALDQSAVRRQCGVVLQHAQPFTGSILDVICGTEPYTPEEAMAAAEMAGLAEDIKRMPMGLHTIVSGSGAVSGGQRQRLMIAQALIRRPRILFFDEATSALDNETQRTVIESTKALNASRVVIAHRLSTVMDADRVVVMEDGKVIQQGPPAQLLADTSGRLHELVRRQMA; via the coding sequence ATGACGACCGTTCAGGGACATGAGGGCGACCTCGTCCTGGGCGCCTTCGGGCAGATGGGCTCGCGCATCGACTGCGCCGGGTTCAACCGTCTCGACCTGGAGGGGCCGCAGGTGCTGTGGCTCGTCGTCTCCGGCGCCGTGGACCTGTTCGCGGTGGACGCCGGCGAGCAGGGCCACTGGCATCACCTGGGACGTCTCGAGCCGGGCTCGCTGGTACTCGGACCGGTGCCGGGCCCGCAGCACACGCTGGTGGCCCGCCCGCTGCGGGACTGCGTGGTGCACCGCATCGGCCTGCGCGAGCTGTACCAGCCCGCCGACACCGCGACCTGGTCGTACGACGAGTACGGCAATCCGCAGTACGTGCCGCCGACGACGTCTCCGCTGGAGTACGCGCTAGCCCTGGGCGTCGGCCGCAGTCTGTCCATCCTGTTCCAGGCGCCGATGGCGACCGAGCGGGCCGCGGCGCCCACGGACGACGACGTGTTCTGGATGCAGGTGCCGCCGGGCAGCGTGCAGTACGGCTCGCTGTACGGCGCGGAGGCCGCGGCCGATCTGCTGATGGACCCGGGCCTGTGGCAGAGCATGGTCGACCAGCAGTACCGGCTGCTGACCACGCTGGACCGCTGGATCGAGCAGCTGGAGCGCACCCACGAGACGCGCACGGCCGAGGGCATCAAGGCCGGTGAGGCGGTCCGCGCCCAGGCCGACCAGACGCTGCTGGCCTCCATCGGCAAGCGGTCCTCGAAGCGGACCACCTCGGCGGACGCCGACGCCTCGTACGCGGCGTGCAGGCTGGTCGGCCAGGCGGCCGGGATCAAACTCACCGAGCCCACCCAGAAGGGCACCGGCGGCGACCGCCTCGACCCGGTCGAGCAGGTCGCGCTGGCCTCCCGGGTCCGTACCCGGGCCGTGCGCCTGGACGGCCGCTGGTGGCGGGACAACGTCGGGCCGCTGGTCGGTCACCGGGCCCTGTCGGGTGCGCCGGTGGCATTGCTGTGGCGGCGCGGCGGATATGTCGCCGTCCATCCGTCCACCGGGCGTGAGACGCCCGTCGAGAAGGCCAACGCGGACGAGTTCGAGCCGCGTGCGGTGATGTTCTACCGTCCGCTTCCCGAGCGGGGGCTCAGCCCGCTCGGGCTGCTGCGGTTCTGTATGCAGGGCATGCGCGGCGACCTGACCGGTCTGCTGCTGAGCGGCCTGGTGACGGTGGCGATCGGCGCGATGGTGCCCATCGCGACGGGCAAGGTGCTCGGCGAGTTCGTGCCGAAGGCGCAGACGAACCTGATCGTGCAGGTGTGCCTGGCGGTGATGCTCAGCAGCGTGGTGGCGGCGGCCTTCATGCTGTTGCAGAACCTCACCATCCTGCGCATCGAGGGCCGGATCGAGGCCACGCTCCAGCCGGCCGTGTGGGACCGGCTGCTGAGACTGCCGACGCGGTTCTTCACCGAGCGCTCCACCGGCGAGTTGGCCAGCGCGGCCATGGGCATCAGCTCGATCCGCCGGCTGCTGGCGGGAGTCGGGCCGACGGTCGCCCAGTCGGTGACCATCGGGGCGATGAACCTGGGGCTGCTGCTGTGGTTCAGCGTGCCGATGGCGATGGCCGCGATCGGCATGCTCGTCGTCATCGCGGCCGTGTTCCTGGGGCTCGGACTGTGGCAGGTGCGCTGGCAGCGGCGGCTGGTGGTGCTCTCCAACAAGCTGAACAACCAGGCCTTCCAGACCCTGCGCGGTCTGCCCAAGCTGCGGGTGGCCGCCGCCGAGAACTACGCGTACGCCGCGTGGGCGTCGGAGTTCGCGCGCAGCCGTGAGCTCCAGCAGAAGGTCGGGCGCATCAAGAACCTCTCGACGGTGCTGGGCGCGGTGTATCTGCCGCTGTGCACGCTGCTGATGTTCATGCTGCTGGCCGGCCCGGCCCGGGGTTCGATGTCGGCGGCCGCGTTCCTCACCTTCAACACCTCGGTGACGATGGTGCTGACCGCCGTCACCCAGCTGACCGGCTCGTTCGTCTCCGCGGTGGCGGCGCTGCCGTTGTTCGAGGAGATCAGGCCGGTGCTGGACGCGACGCCGGAGGTGCGCGTCGCGAGCACCCGGCCGGGTCCGCTGTCGGGCGCGATCGAGGCCCGGCGGGTGTCCTTCCGGTACTCGGACGACGGTCCGCTGATCCTGGACGAGGTGTCGTTCGAGGTGAAGCCGGGCGAGTTCGTCGCGGTCGTCGGCCCCAGCGGCTGCGGCAAGTCGACGCTGCTGCGCCTGCTGATCGGCTTCGACCGGCCGCTGTCGGGCAGCGTGCTGTACGACGGGCAGGACCTGGGGGCTCTCGACCAGTCGGCGGTGCGCCGCCAGTGCGGTGTGGTGCTCCAGCACGCGCAGCCGTTCACCGGCTCGATCCTGGACGTCATCTGCGGGACCGAGCCGTACACGCCGGAGGAGGCGATGGCGGCGGCCGAGATGGCGGGCCTGGCCGAGGACATCAAGCGGATGCCGATGGGGCTGCACACCATCGTCTCGGGCAGCGGCGCGGTCTCCGGCGGTCAGCGTCAGCGGCTGATGATCGCGCAGGCGCTGATCCGCCGGCCGCGGATCCTCTTCTTCGACGAGGCGACCAGTGCCCTCGACAACGAGACGCAGCGCACGGTCATCGAGAGCACCAAGGCGCTCAACGCGAGCCGGGTCGTCATCGCGCACCGGCTGTCCACGGTGATGGACGCCGACCGGGTCGTGGTGATGGAGGACGGCAAGGTCATCCAGCAGGGCCCGCCCGCTCAGCTGCTCGCCGACACCAGCGGCCGGCTGCACGAGCTGGTGCGGCGCCAGATGGCGTGA
- a CDS encoding iron-containing redox enzyme family protein, whose amino-acid sequence MEHDRDEPRPPTPRGPLSRGVEAYLRGGGRLPRREEVDRAEVYGDDLQLALYLCYELHYRGFAGVAPELEWDPDLLRTRAALEHRFLSALRTDARVNDSLDEALEGLLVEPVHGTGVTHFLCDEGELWQVREYAALRSLYHLKEADPHAWVLPRLWGRAKAAMAAVEFDEWGGGRADRVHARLYADLMTGLGLDSAYGRYLDAATAEALVTVNLMSLFGLHRALRGALVGHFAAVEITSSPGSRRLAEAMRCTGAGPAAEHFYDEHVEADAVHEQVVRHDVIGGLLEREPHLAPDVTFGIDATEFVEDRFGTRLLTDWRASRSSLCAPLAQEATHIS is encoded by the coding sequence ATGGAGCACGACCGCGACGAACCGCGCCCGCCCACCCCGCGCGGCCCGCTGAGCAGGGGCGTCGAGGCGTACCTGCGGGGCGGGGGCCGGCTGCCCCGCCGCGAGGAGGTCGACCGGGCCGAGGTGTACGGCGACGATCTCCAGCTCGCCCTGTACCTCTGCTACGAGCTGCACTACCGCGGCTTCGCGGGAGTGGCCCCGGAGCTGGAGTGGGACCCTGACCTGCTGCGCACCCGGGCGGCCCTGGAGCACCGCTTCCTGTCCGCGCTGCGCACCGACGCCCGGGTCAACGACAGCCTGGACGAGGCACTGGAAGGCCTGCTGGTCGAGCCCGTCCACGGCACGGGTGTCACCCACTTCCTGTGTGACGAGGGCGAGCTGTGGCAGGTGCGCGAGTACGCGGCCCTGCGCTCCCTGTACCACCTCAAGGAGGCCGACCCGCACGCCTGGGTGCTGCCGCGGCTGTGGGGCCGGGCGAAGGCGGCGATGGCTGCGGTGGAGTTCGACGAGTGGGGCGGCGGCCGGGCCGACCGCGTGCACGCGCGGCTGTACGCGGACCTGATGACGGGCCTGGGCCTGGACAGCGCCTACGGCCGCTACCTCGACGCGGCGACCGCCGAGGCCCTGGTCACGGTGAACCTCATGTCCCTCTTCGGTCTGCACCGGGCCCTCAGGGGCGCCCTGGTCGGACACTTCGCGGCGGTCGAGATCACCTCGTCACCGGGGTCGCGGCGGCTCGCCGAGGCGATGCGCTGCACGGGCGCCGGACCCGCGGCCGAGCATTTCTACGACGAGCACGTCGAGGCCGACGCGGTGCACGAGCAGGTGGTGCGCCACGACGTCATCGGCGGTCTGCTGGAGCGGGAGCCGCACCTCGCCCCCGATGTCACCTTCGGGATCGACGCCACCGAGTTCGTCGAGGACCGCTTCGGCACCCGGCTGCTCACCGACTGGCGCGCGTCACGTTCGTCACTGTGTGCACCCCTTGCACAGGAAGCAACCCATATCTCCTGA
- a CDS encoding ArsR/SmtB family transcription factor, with the protein MSDAALWTALADPHRRAIVALLLERPRAVGEIVEACGLSQPSTSKHLKVLREAGLVRVRQDAQRRVYALDPGPIAALDAWLAPYRALWNERLDVLGRRLDETPDTTEPPAPKD; encoded by the coding sequence ATGTCCGACGCCGCCCTCTGGACCGCCCTCGCCGACCCCCACCGGCGGGCCATCGTCGCGCTGCTCCTGGAGCGGCCCCGGGCCGTCGGTGAGATCGTCGAGGCGTGCGGACTGAGCCAGCCGAGCACCTCCAAGCACCTGAAAGTGCTGAGAGAGGCAGGACTCGTCCGGGTCCGGCAGGACGCGCAGCGCCGTGTCTACGCCCTCGACCCGGGCCCGATCGCCGCGCTCGACGCCTGGCTCGCCCCGTACCGCGCGCTCTGGAACGAGCGCCTCGACGTGCTGGGACGCCGCCTCGACGAGACGCCGGACACCACGGAACCACCCGCACCGAAGGACTGA
- a CDS encoding protease inhibitor: MRNTARWAMTLGLTATAVCGPLTGSALASPGQAPTALYAPSALVLTVGHGESAIAVTPERAVTLTCAPKSGGTHPAAGSACAELQGVGGNIDALTVRDGVMCTKQYDPVVVTVDGVWQGQRVSYERTFSNDCVKNAHGSGLFAF; the protein is encoded by the coding sequence ATGCGGAACACCGCGCGCTGGGCCATGACCCTCGGCCTGACGGCCACCGCCGTCTGCGGACCCCTCACCGGGTCCGCGCTCGCCAGTCCGGGTCAGGCCCCCACCGCGCTCTACGCCCCGTCGGCCCTCGTACTCACGGTGGGCCACGGTGAGAGCGCGATCGCCGTGACCCCGGAACGCGCGGTCACCCTGACCTGTGCCCCGAAGTCCGGCGGCACGCACCCGGCGGCCGGCTCGGCCTGTGCGGAACTGCAGGGCGTCGGCGGGAACATCGACGCCCTGACCGTCCGGGACGGAGTGATGTGTACGAAGCAGTACGACCCCGTGGTCGTCACGGTCGACGGTGTCTGGCAGGGCCAGCGCGTCTCCTATGAGCGCACGTTCTCCAACGACTGCGTGAAGAACGCCCACGGCTCGGGCCTCTTCGCGTTCTGA
- a CDS encoding HemK2/MTQ2 family protein methyltransferase, which translates to MNPLAPPGVYAPQEDTELLAGALSDEPLPPGAEVLDVGTGTGALALEAARRGLRVTAVDVSRSAVWAARLNARLAGLPLRIRHGNLFDPVRGETFDLILANPPYVPAPRGDRTPRGAARAWDAGGDGRLVVDRICREMPALLRPGGVLLLVQSALSDPDLTVGRLRVSGLKAAVTRRHRIAFGPVLRGRERWLRGRGLLSAAENEEELVVVRAELPV; encoded by the coding sequence GTGAACCCACTGGCACCCCCGGGCGTCTACGCCCCGCAGGAGGACACCGAGCTGCTGGCCGGTGCCCTGTCCGACGAGCCGCTGCCTCCGGGCGCGGAGGTTCTCGACGTGGGCACCGGAACGGGCGCCCTGGCCTTGGAGGCCGCGCGCCGCGGTCTTCGGGTGACAGCCGTGGACGTGTCCCGGAGCGCCGTGTGGGCCGCGCGGCTGAACGCCCGGCTGGCGGGACTCCCCCTCCGTATCCGGCACGGGAATCTCTTCGATCCCGTGCGCGGGGAGACGTTCGATCTGATCCTGGCCAATCCGCCGTACGTGCCGGCGCCGAGGGGCGACCGGACGCCGCGTGGCGCGGCCCGCGCCTGGGACGCGGGCGGGGACGGACGGCTGGTCGTCGACCGGATCTGCCGGGAGATGCCCGCCCTGCTGCGTCCGGGCGGGGTGCTTCTGCTGGTGCAGTCGGCGCTGAGCGACCCGGACCTGACCGTCGGGAGGCTGCGCGTGTCGGGCCTGAAGGCGGCGGTGACGCGCCGGCACCGGATCGCGTTCGGGCCGGTGCTGCGCGGCCGGGAACGCTGGCTTCGGGGGCGGGGACTGCTGTCCGCCGCCGAGAACGAGGAAGAGCTGGTGGTCGTCCGTGCCGAACTCCCCGTCTGA
- a CDS encoding CDGSH iron-sulfur domain-containing protein, which translates to MPNSPSDRSAPPRRVTVQRKGPLLVEGPVEVELEDGSVVRSDRFRVALCTCRRSRRYPWCDTSHRDRA; encoded by the coding sequence GTGCCGAACTCCCCGTCTGACCGATCAGCGCCGCCGCGGCGCGTAACCGTCCAGCGCAAGGGTCCGCTCCTGGTGGAGGGCCCGGTGGAGGTGGAGCTGGAGGACGGCTCCGTCGTCCGCTCCGACCGCTTCCGCGTGGCCCTGTGCACCTGCCGCCGCAGCCGCCGCTACCCGTGGTGCGACACGAGCCACCGCGACCGGGCGTGA
- a CDS encoding NHLP family bacteriocin export ABC transporter peptidase/permease/ATPase subunit: MSATAQEPRSRRRAAPPKRKVPKAAAKTVRTPTVLQMEAVECGAASLAMVLGHYGKHVPLEELRIACGVSRDGSRASNLLKAARSYGLTAKGMQMDLAALAEVKSPAVLFWEFNHYVVYDGMGRRFGRRGVYINDPGKGRRFVPMEDFDGSFTGVVLVMEPGEDFTRGGRKPGVLGAMPARLRGTAGTMPAAVLSSLLLVAVGAAVPALSRTYIDEFLIGNQTSLLGVLFASMGACVLLTVVLTWLQQANLLHGRIISSTLSSARFLRHLLRLPVTFFSQRSPADLVQRLQSNDAVAETLSRDLAAAGVDAIVVVLYAVLLYTYDPQLTFVGISVALLNIVAMRVVVRLRATRTAKLRADTARLTNTAYTGLQLIETMKATGGEDGYFRKWAGQHATTLEEQQRLGVPSAWLGVVAPTLATLNSGLILWIGGMRAVEGHISVGLLVAFQALVARFTAPLTRLNGVAGRIQDFAADVARLKDVENFKADPLYGRPDSGESTRRLQGHVELENITFGYSPLDKPLLTGFDLTVGPGRQVALVGGSGSGKSTVSRLISGLYAPWEGVIRIDGQRIDDIPRGALAASVSFVDQDVFLFEGTVRDNVALWDPSIPDDAVEDALRDAALYDVITRRPGGIHSKVEQDGRNFSGGQRQRLEIARALVRRPSILVLDEVTSALDAETELVVMDNLRRRGCACVVIAHRLSTVRDSDEIVVLEHGTVVERGRHEELVARGGAYATLVRER, encoded by the coding sequence ATGAGCGCCACCGCACAGGAGCCCCGGAGCAGGCGCCGCGCGGCCCCGCCGAAGCGCAAGGTGCCCAAGGCCGCCGCGAAGACCGTCCGTACGCCCACCGTGCTCCAGATGGAGGCCGTCGAGTGCGGCGCCGCCTCCCTGGCGATGGTGCTCGGCCACTACGGCAAGCACGTCCCGCTGGAGGAGCTGCGCATCGCCTGCGGCGTCTCCCGCGACGGCTCGCGCGCCAGCAACCTCCTCAAGGCGGCCCGCTCCTACGGCCTGACGGCCAAGGGCATGCAGATGGACCTGGCCGCCCTCGCCGAGGTGAAGTCGCCGGCCGTCCTGTTCTGGGAGTTCAACCACTACGTCGTCTACGACGGCATGGGCCGCCGCTTCGGCCGCCGCGGCGTCTACATCAACGACCCCGGCAAGGGCCGCCGCTTCGTCCCGATGGAGGACTTCGACGGCAGCTTCACCGGTGTCGTGCTGGTCATGGAGCCCGGCGAGGACTTCACCCGGGGCGGCCGCAAGCCCGGCGTCCTCGGCGCGATGCCCGCCCGGCTGCGCGGCACCGCGGGCACGATGCCCGCCGCGGTGCTCTCCAGCCTGCTGCTGGTGGCGGTCGGCGCGGCGGTGCCCGCGCTCAGCCGCACCTACATCGACGAGTTCCTGATCGGCAACCAGACCTCGCTGCTCGGTGTGCTGTTCGCGTCGATGGGCGCGTGCGTGCTGCTCACCGTCGTGCTGACCTGGCTCCAGCAGGCCAATCTGCTGCACGGCCGCATCATCTCCTCCACCCTGTCCAGCGCCCGCTTCCTGCGGCATCTGCTGCGGCTGCCGGTGACGTTCTTCTCCCAGCGCAGCCCGGCCGACCTCGTACAGCGCCTGCAGTCCAACGACGCGGTCGCCGAGACCCTGTCCCGCGACCTCGCGGCGGCGGGCGTGGACGCCATCGTGGTCGTCCTGTACGCGGTGCTGCTGTACACCTACGACCCGCAGCTCACCTTCGTCGGCATCAGCGTGGCACTGCTGAACATCGTGGCGATGCGGGTGGTCGTACGGCTGCGCGCGACCCGGACGGCGAAGCTGCGCGCCGACACCGCCCGGCTCACCAACACCGCCTACACCGGTCTTCAGCTCATCGAGACGATGAAGGCGACCGGCGGCGAGGACGGCTACTTCCGCAAGTGGGCCGGGCAGCACGCCACCACGCTGGAGGAGCAGCAGCGGCTCGGTGTGCCGAGTGCCTGGCTGGGCGTGGTCGCGCCGACCCTGGCCACCCTCAACAGCGGGCTCATCCTCTGGATCGGCGGTATGCGGGCGGTCGAGGGCCATATCTCGGTCGGCCTGCTGGTCGCCTTCCAGGCCTTGGTCGCCCGGTTCACGGCCCCGCTGACCCGGCTCAACGGCGTCGCGGGCCGCATCCAGGACTTCGCGGCCGACGTGGCCCGGCTGAAGGACGTGGAGAACTTCAAGGCCGACCCGCTCTACGGGCGGCCCGATTCCGGCGAGTCGACGCGCCGGCTCCAGGGCCATGTCGAGCTGGAGAACATCACCTTCGGCTACAGCCCGCTCGACAAGCCGCTGCTCACGGGCTTCGACCTGACGGTCGGGCCGGGGCGGCAGGTCGCGCTGGTCGGCGGTTCCGGCAGCGGCAAGTCCACGGTGTCGAGGCTGATCTCCGGCCTGTACGCGCCGTGGGAGGGCGTGATCCGCATCGACGGGCAGCGCATCGACGACATTCCGCGCGGGGCGCTGGCCGCCTCCGTCTCCTTCGTCGACCAGGACGTGTTCCTCTTCGAGGGCACCGTCCGCGACAACGTGGCGCTGTGGGACCCCTCCATCCCGGACGACGCGGTGGAGGACGCGCTGCGGGACGCCGCCCTGTACGACGTGATCACCCGCCGTCCCGGCGGCATCCACAGCAAGGTCGAGCAGGACGGCCGCAACTTCTCCGGCGGGCAGCGCCAGCGGCTGGAGATCGCGCGGGCGCTGGTGCGCCGGCCGAGCATCCTGGTGCTCGACGAGGTGACGAGCGCGCTGGACGCGGAGACCGAACTGGTCGTGATGGACAACCTGCGCCGGCGCGGCTGTGCCTGCGTGGTGATCGCGCACCGGCTCAGCACCGTGCGCGACAGCGACGAGATCGTCGTCCTGGAGCACGGCACGGTCGTGGAGCGGGGACGGCACGAGGAGCTGGTGGCGCGCGGCGGCGCGTACGCCACGCTGGTCAGGGAGCGGTGA